The genomic region GCACGGCCAGCGCCCGAGCACGGCGCTCAGGCCGGAACCACCACCGCCTCGCGGAGCAGGCGGCGGGCCAGGACGAGCCGGTCGGCGTCGTCGGGCAGGCCGGGCAGGTCGCCGACCCGGGTGACCGGCCCGGTGAGCAGCGCGTCCACCGCGGGCCCGCACTGCGCGGGCAGCGCGATCGTACGATCGAACAGGCGCAGGCCGACCCGGTCGGCGTCCTGCGCGACGAGCTGCCAGCGCAATCCGGCGCGCGGGCTGAGCCGGGCGTCGGCGTCGAGGGCGGCGAGCGCGGCGGCCTGGGCGAGCGGCCGGATCGGTGCCGGCCGAGCCGCCGGCCACGCGCGCTGCCGCAACCGGCCCGCCACCGCGACCGGGTCGGCCCGCAGCAGCCAGTCCCGCAGCGCCTCGACGGTCTCGGTGAGCTCCGGTTCGACGGCGTCGGGGTCGGCCACGTCGATGCCGAACGGCAGGCTCGCCCGCAGCCGGCGGTCCTCCGCCGCGAGCGCCAGCAGCTCCTCGACGAGCGCGTAGCGGGTCAGCGCGCGGATGCCCACCGTCAGATGCAGCGAGCTGGTCTCCTGCGCCTGCGCGCTGTGCAGCCATCCGCGGGGCAGGTAGAGGGCGTCGCCCGGGGCGAGGACCACGTCCAGCGCGGCCGGTCCCTGTGCGGTGGCGCCGACCTCGTCGGCCCGGCCGCCCCACGGCTGCCGCTCCAGGGGGTCGGGCAGCACCGGCGGGTGGATGCGCCAGTGCTTGCGGCCGTCCACCTGGAGCACGAAGACGTCGTGGGTGTCGTAGTGGGTGGCGAAGCCCTGGTTTCCCGGCGGGGTCAGGTAGGCGTTGACCTGCAGCGGCTGGCCAAGCGCGAGACCGAGGTCGCGGGCGAAGTCGATCAGCGCCGGCCAGGTGCGGTGCAGGCCCTGGAGCACCAGCGTCGCGCCACCGGCGTACTGCTCCAGCACCCGCTCGTCGAGCACCTGGTCGCCGATCTCCGCACCGGCCCCGCCGCCGCCGGTCCAGCGTGCGGACGGGACCAGGTCGCCGTCCTTGGCGATCCGCAGGAACGGGGTGCGCAGGCCGCGCCGGCTGAGCAGCTCGTCGGCGTCCGCCGGGCTGAACAGGTCGGTGAAGCCGGCCGCGTTGGGCAGCTCGTCGGCGCGGGACAGCAGCGGTGTCTGGCCCCAGTGCGCGGCCGCGAACTTCGCCGGCTCGACGGACACGCAGCGGGCCAGCGCCTCGGCCGCGCTGACGGACGAGACCGCCGGGCGGCCGTGGCCGCCCGGCGGGTCGATGTGCGTCACGACGGGCCGTTACCGGGCGCTGCCGTCGGCGCCGCCGTCCTGCTTGCCCGGGGTCGCGCCGCCGTCGGCCGGGCCCTCGGCGCCACCGTCGGCGCCGCCGTCCTGCTTACCCGGGGTCGCGCCGCCGTCGGCCGGGCCCTCCGCGCCCTGGTCGGCGCCGCGATCGAAGCCGCGCTCGGCGCCCTGGTCGGCGCCACCGTCCGCGCCACCGTCGCGCTGGCCGGGGGTCGCGCCGCCGTCGGCCGGACCTTCGGCGCCGGCGGCGCCGCTGGTGGTCATGTCGTCGTCGTTGAGTGCCATCGGTGCTCCCTAGTGCCGCCCCCGCCGTACGCCGGGGTCCGTCGTCCAGCGGTTGGTACCCCACGCGATCTTCTCTAACCCACCGTAGACGGCCGGAACGGTCGACACGGGCGCTTCGCCGGACCGCCTCCGGACCGGCTCGGCCCCGGCGCCGCGGCGTCCGGCACGGGATGCGGCGGGGGTCGCGCGGTGCCACGATGAAGCGGATGATCCTGGTGGGCACCTCCGGCTGGCAGTACCGCGACTGGCGGGAGCGGTTCTATCCGGCGGGGCTGCCGCAGCGGCTCTGGCTGGAGCACTTCGCCGAGCGGTTCGCCACGGTGGAGGTCAACAACGCGTTCTACCGGCTGCCGGAGCGGGACACCTTCGCCGCCTGGCGGGCGCGGACCCCGGACGACTTCTGTGTGGCGGTGAAGATGAGCCGCTATCTGACCCACGTCAAGCGGCTGCGGGAGCCGGCCGAACCCGTGGCCCGGTTCCTCGACCGGGCCACCGCGCTCGGCGACCGGCTCGGCCCGGTGCTGCTGCAGCTGCCGCCTAACCTGCCCGCCGACGTACCGGCGCTGGACGCCACGCTGCGCCTGTTCCCCGCCGACGTCCGGGTGGCGGTGGAGCCGCGCCACCCGTCCTGGTGGACCGCGGCCACCCGGACGGCGCTGGAGCGGCGGCGGGCGGCGCTGGTCTGGGCGGACCGGCGTGGCCGGCCGGTCGCCCCGCTGTGGCGGACCACCGACTTCGGTTACCTGCGGCTGCACGAGGGGCGGGCCCGACCGCACCCGCGCTACGGGCGGGCGGCGCTCGCCTCCTGGGTGCGCCGCGTCGCCGACACGTTCGGCGACGTGCCGGCGTACGTCTACTTCAACAACGACCCGGGCGGCGCGGCCGTCGTGGACGCGACCGTCTTCGCCGACCTGGCCCGCCACGTCGGGCACCCGGTGGGCCGGGTGCCCGTGGCGTGATCCTCGGCCCGCCCCGGGTCCGGGGCGGGCCGGGGCGTCACGGCATCATCTTGGCCAGGCTCCGCGGCATGGTGTCCTTGACCTCCTGCCACTCGCCCTGGGTGACGTGCTGGCGCAGGGTGTCCAGCACCACCTGCACCACCCGCTCGGTGCCGCCCTCCACGTCGTACGGGAAGCCCTGCCGGACCTCGTAGAGGAAGTCGTCACGGTTCAGCTTGACCGGCACGTCCGACGGCTTCCACCCGTCGAAGTAGATGCCGCGCACCAGGATCGGCAGTTGCTGGGCGAACTCGACGCTCTCCTGCACCGGCATCCGGTCCCGCAGCAGGTGCAGCACGGTCCGCAACGCGGCGTAGGACTGGTTGCGCTGCTCCTTCGGCCAGCCGTAGGCGTTCTCGATGTCCTTCAGGATCAGGTTCGTCTTGTCCAGCGAGGACTCGAACGCCGATATCAACTGCTCAGCCATCTTCCCACCCCCGTTCCTCGGTTTCCCAGCGTCGGTCGTCGTTGCGTCGCGGCGGCCCCGCCGGGCCGGGCCGCGCCCGCACCGGACTCCGCCGGCCGGCCCGCAGGCCCTGCCGGGGGTCGCCGGACGCGCCGACCACGTGCAGGACGGCACCCCGCCGGGGATCCGCCACCACCCGAGCCGTCATTCCCGGTCACCTCCTCGTGGTGCGCCGGTCGGGTCCGCGACGCCGACCGCACGCACCTTCCACGCTGCCGCCGCGGCGGGTGACCCGGCCTCACCCCGGCAGGATGAGCTGGCTCAGTCGGTGCCGAGCAGCCCGGCGAGGGTGGCGGCGTTGGTCTGTGCGTAGTCGCGGTAGCAGTTGTTCATGAGCACGTGTGTCCGCTCGGTGGAGTCGGCCAGCTCGCGCAGTCGGGGCGCCCAGTCCCGCAGCTCACGGTCGGCGTAGCGGTAGCCGAACTTCTCGTGGATGTCGGTGCTGGTCCACTTGTCGCTGTGCCCGTGGAAACGCACCACCGCGAGGTCCGCGGTGGCGGCCAGCACCGGCGGCACCGACGAGCGGTGCCCCTGCGGCATGTCCACGCAGACGTACGGCAGCCGGTGCTTGCGCAGGAACGCCAGCGTCTCGTCGCGGTTGGCCCCGTCGAACCAGGAGGCGTGCCGGAACTCGTAGACCGGGCGCAGCGGGTCGCAGCGCTTCGCCACCTCGAGCAGGTACTGCTTGTTCTCCCGCTTGATGGTGAACCAGGGCGGGAACTGGAACAGCAGGGCGCCGAGCTTGCCCGCCTCGACCAGCGGGTCTAGGGCGGAGAGGAAGCGCGTCCACACCTCCTCGTATGCCTGGGCGGGCAGGGCGTCCGGGTAGATGTTGCGCTTGTCCGTCTCCGGGCGCAGGTCCTTGTAGAGGGCGCTGACCTTGGTCGGGTGACCGGTCAGCAGGCTGAACGCCTTGATGTTGAAGGTGAAGCCGGCGGGCGTGCGCTCGGCCCACAGCTTCGCGGTCCGCTCGGCCGGTGGCGAGTAGTAGGTGGCGTCCACCTCGACCAGTGGGAACTGGCGGGCGTAGTACGCGAGCCGCTTCTCCGGCGTGTCGGCCGTCTGCGGGTACCAGCCGGAGTCCAACAGGGTCCGGTCGGTCCAGGAGGCGGTGCCCACCTTGATGTCACCCATGGGTGGAGTCCACCGCGCTCCGGGCCGACCGGCAACCGCTGGCGTTGGTCAGGCCGCCCGACGCTCCCGGGTCTGCTTGCACGACACGCAGGTCGTGGCGGAGGGGAAGATTTCCAGCCGTTCCACCGGGATCGGCGCCGAGCAGCCCTCGCAGAAGCCGTACGTGCCCTCCTCCAGCCGGCCCAGCGCGTGCTCGTACTGGGCGCGACGGTCGAGGATGGTGCGCAGGAGGGACTGCGCGGTGTCCCGCTCCGCGGTCTTCGTGCCGCTGTCGGCCTGGTCGTCGCCGGCGGTGTCGCCCACCTCCACCAGCCGCAACACCTGGCTCTGCAGCACCGCCTGCTCGTACTCCGCGGACAGCTCGTCGTAGCGCGCCTGGAGGGACTGCCGGATCTGGTCGATCTCCGCCTGGGAACGGGCCGTTCCGACCGTGTCGTGGACGAGCATCGCTGCCTGCCTTTCCTGGCGTCTGGTCAACCGGGGAGCCCGGTGCACCTGGCCCCGGTCACGGTCGCGTCCGGTGCACGGGCGGTCACCCGTGCTCTGTGAGCCGGGCGATTACCCGCGGTGGGAGTCGACCAAACCGCCGATTTCGCCGGTCTCAGCCGGCCTCCCACGACTCCACGATTGCGGGGTGGCGGGGGTCGTCGACCCGGACCACGACGTCGGCGAAGGAGGCCGGCACGACCTCCTCGGCGTACCGGTCGAACGCTGGCAGCGTCCAGCGCTGTTCGGGGTCGGTGCGGCGGCGCAGCGCGGCCGGCGAGAGCGCCAGGTGGACGGTCACGTCGAAGGGCAGCCCGCCGCCGAGCAGCAGCGACCCGCTGACCAGCACCACCCCGCCGGGCGGCAGCGGGACGTACCCGGCCCGGCTGGCCCGGTCCGCCGCGGCATCCCAGAGCGAGGGCAGCAGCTCCCCGGAGCCGCCCGGGCCGGCCGGGTCGAGGACTTCGCGGCGAAGCCCGGCCTCGTCCATCCACCCCTCGTAGTACGCGTCCGGGTTGGTGCGGCCGTGCTCCAGCCGGAGCGACGCGGGGCGCAGGAAGTCCGCGGCGAGCACGTGCAGCACCGGATGCCCACGGGCGCGCAGCGGGTCGACCAGCGCGGCCGCCAGGTCCTCGGGACGGGCGGCGGCGGGACCGTCCACGCCGACCCGCAGCCGGCCCGCGTCGGCCGTCGCGACCCGGTCGGCCTGCTCGGCCAGCCGGTCGGTCAGCTCGGTGACGAGCAGCTCGGGCGAGATGGGACGGACGCGCACCCGACCATCCTGCCGTCCGGGTGGAAGGCCGTGGTCGACGGGGCGCGGGTGGGCGGTGCGAGCCGGGTGGGCGGAGCGGTCAGCCGTTGCGTTCGACGGTGACCCGGGCGTCGTCGGCGAGCCGGTAGCCGACGCCGTAGACCGTGGTGACAAGGGGGACGTCGACGCCGACCTTGCCGCGCAGCCGACGCACGTGCACGTCGACGGTGCGTACGCCGGCGTGCTCGTAGCCCCAGACCGCGTTGAGCAGTTGGAGACGGGTGAACACCCGCCGGGGATGCGCGACCAGGTGCAGCAGCAGGTCGAACTCGAGCCGGGTCAGCGGCAGCGGCTCGCCGTCGCGCAGCACGGAGCGGGACGAGGCGAGGATGTGCAGGGCCGGCATCGTCGGGGCGAGCGGCCGGGGCGGCACCCGGTTGGCCGGCAGCGGCTCCGGCCGCCGCTCCAGGGGGACGTTGCTGGAGATCACGCACTCGCCGCGCTCGAGCATCTCCCGGGCGGCCTCGAGCAACCGGCGGGCCGGCGGGGTCAGCGACTCCTCGGCGGCGAGCGGGATGGAGAGCGTCACGGTGAGCACGGGCGCGGCCGTGTTCGCCGGCCGGCGCTGGCCGCCCGGGGGACGACCGGGGACCGCGGGTTGGGACGTATGCCATCCGGCGCGCGACGAGGCGGGGCTGACCGACATGGTCCTCCTTGGCTGGTCCGGGTATCTCCCCACGGCCCGGGACGCCGCTTCATCGATGCTTCCCGGCGCCCGTGCGAGGGTCAAGGGGCGGCTGCGTTGCATGAATGTGACAATTGACGAACACATCGGAGCCGGATGCTCGCTCTGCGTACGAGGCCTGATGATTACAGCAGAGCCGTCGAGATGACCCGATACGGGGGGTGCCCGCCCGGTTCACGTTCCGCGTCCGGGGCCACGCACCGCACCGGCGAGGCGTGGCCGACCTGGGTCGGGCGCGCTCCCATGTGGAGCGGGGCGTCACGGGGGCGGGACACGTCGCGCGGCGGCACGCCGACGCGGCGCGCCCCGCGGACCGGGCGTGCCGCGTCGGCGTGGTCGTGCGGGTCGGCGCTCAGCGGCTGCGGTCCACGTCGATCCGGGCGTCGTCGGCGAGCCGGTAGCCGACGCCGCAGTTCTGGAGCGGGCCGGTCCGGTCCGGTCGGCGCGGACCGGCGGGTGGGGCCGCGGGGAGCTGGCGACGACGGACATGGTGCCTCCTGTGACGGCGGTACGCCCGCCACGCCCGGTGGAGCGTGGCGGTTCAGCGGAGCGCCCGGCCGGCGGTCACCGGGGACGCGAGAGGGGACGGGGGCAGGGCGGTCGGGCCGAGGGCGGGCAGGCCGGCGATCCGCCAGGCGGCGAACCCGCCGACGACGTCGGTGGCCCGGCGCAGCCCGAGGTCCTGGAGGGCCGCGGCGGCGAGCGACGAGGTGTAGCCCTCCTGGCAGATGATCACTACGGGCAGGTCGTAGCCGACCGCCTGGGGCAGCCGGGCCGGGCAGCGCGGGTCGAACCGCCACTCGAGGACGTTGCGCTCCACCGCGAGCGAGCCCGGCACGGCGCCGTGCGCGGCCCGCTGGGCGGCCGGGCGGATGTCGACGAGCAGCGCCCCCGACCGGTACGCCAGGTGCGCCCGCTCCGGGTCGAGCCGGTCGAGCCGGGCCCGGGCGTCGGCCAGGATCTCCTCGATGCCACGCGAGCCCGGCGGCGGCGCCGGGGCCGGACAGCGGGTGGCGCTGGACTGGTGCATGGTCGGTTCCTTCCGATCAAGCGGGCGGGTGGAGGGGCGGCGGGCCCGGGCGCGGACGTGGCGCGCCCCGGTCGGCCGTGGTCACCAGGCGATGCCGGCCTCGGCCACCTCGGCGACCCGGAGCCGGCCGTCGGCGAGCGCGTAGCGGGTCATCCGCCGCAGGGCCGGGCGGTAGACGTGGACGCTGACCGCCGGCACGTCGCCGCGGTTGGTGACCTGGTGCACGTGCCGGACGCCGAAGCGCCGACCACTGCCGGCGGCGAGCCGGTGCGCGCGCAGCCGACCGCCGCCGACCGTCTCCTCGTTGAGGGCCCCGGCGAGGACCACGAAGGCACCCGCCGAGCCGCCGTGGTCGTGCAGGTCGGTGCCCTGGCCGGGCAGCCAGCTCAGCGCCCACACCTCGTGGTCTGCGGCGACGGCGAGCCGGGCGTACCAGCGTTCGGCGGGGTCGAAGCGCAGCGGCACCGGCCAGCCGGCCGGATCGGCCGCCCACCGGGCGGCGACGGCGAGCAGGTCGGGCTCCGGGCGGTCGCGCTTCATCGGGCTTCCTCGCGGGTCGTGCGGTACGGTCACCTCACCCTAGACGGTAAACCCTATCGGTTTAGTAGGTAATCCGCATGCTGGGACGCGCCGGGCCGCTCGCCCTGGTCAGCGGCGCGTCGGCGGCTCCACGCGGTAGCCCGGCACCGACGGCCAGCGGACCGTGAGCACCACCGACTCCTGTTCCGCGTACCAGCTGTGGTCGACGCCCCGCCCCCACACCACGTAGTCACCGGGAGCGCCGAGCACGACCGTGCGGTCCGGCAACTCGACCCGGAACCGGCCGCTGACCAGCACCAGCAGGGCGGTGCGCCGCTCGCCGGTCGCCCAGCGGGCACGCGCCTCCCCAACCGGATGCACGCCCCACTTCACCTCGACGTCGGTGCTGTGCCGCGGGTCGCCCGGCGGCATGAAGTGCCCCAGCAGCCAGCCCGCGTTGCGCGCGCCGTCGGCGCCCGCGTTGCCCACGTACACCCGCTCGTCCATGATCCTCCCGGCCGAGGACCGTACCAGCCGCGGATCCGCCTAACCTGGACCGGTGAGCGAGGAACTCGACGCCGAGACGCTGGCGTTCGCGCACCGGATGTTCGACCTGGCGCGGGCCGGCGCGACCGACGACCTGGCCGGCTACGTGGACGCTGGGCTGCCGGTCAACCTGACCAACGACAAGGGCGACACGCTGCTGATCCTGGCTGCCTACCACGCGCGTCCGGATACCGTGGCCGCGTTGCTCGCGCGGGGCGCCGACCACACCCGCGCCAACGACCGCGGGCAGACCGCACTGGCCGCGGCGGTCTTCCGCAGCAGCGCCGACGGCGTACGGGCCCTGCTCGACGCCGGCGCCGACCCGGAGCACGGCAACCCGTCGGCCGTGGACACCGCCCGCTTCTTCGACCTGCCGGAGATGCTCGCCCTGCTGCGGACCGGCTGACACCCGGCGGCGCGACGCCGCGCCCGGTATACAGGGGCGGTGGAGGATCCGCTGCCCGAGCAGATGCGCGCGGCCGGCACCGTGCTGCTGGCCTCGCTCGACGAAGAGGCGCGCGCCCGTGCCGCGTACCGCTTCGACGACGACGCGGCGCGGCGCTGGCTGGAGTACCGGCCCCGGCCGAGACCCGGCGTCTGCCTCGCCGACCTGGACGTCGCCGGCCGCAAGGCCGCACACCGGCTGCTCGCGACGGCGCTGAGCCCGGCGGCGTACGCCCAGGCGATGGCGATCGTCGCGCTGGAGGAGGTGCTGGACCGGGCCGAGGGTTGGCGCCGGGGCCGGCACAGCGGCGACTACTGGGTGGCGGTCTTCGGCGACCCGGAGCGGGACGACCGCTGGGCCTGGCGGCTGGAGGGACACCACCTGTCGGTGAGCATGACGGTGGTGGACGACCAGGTCTCCCCCGCGCCCCTCTTCCTCGGCGCCAACCCGGCGGTGGTCCGGCACGCCGGCTACCCGGTCTCCCGCCCGCTCGGCGCCGAGGAGGACCTCGGCCGCGCCCTGCTGGACGCGATGGGTCCGGCCGGCCGCGCCGCCGCGATCGTCGCCGACGAGGCGCCCGGGGACATCATCAGCGCCACCCGGCCCCGGGTCGACGGGCCCCTGGAGCCGCTCGGCGTGCCGGCGGACCGGCTCGGCCCGACCGGCCGGGCGCTGCTCGACCAGCTGGTCGCGGTCTACCTCGACCGGCTGCCGCCGGAACTGGCGATCCGGGAGGCGGGTCGGCTCGACGGTCGCGCGCTGCACTTCGCCTGGGCCGGCCCGACGTGCCCCGGGCAGCGTCACTACTACCGCGTCCAGGGCGACGACCTGCTGATCGAGTACGACAACACCTCCGACGACGGCAACCACGCGCACACCGTGCTGCGCCGCCCGACGAGCGACTTCGGCGAGGACGTCCTGGCCGCCCACCACCAAACCCACCCCCACCCCCACCCCTGACACGCCCCTGACCCACCCCACCCCCACCCCCGGCCTCAGGGCGTCGATCATGAGGTTGACGGCAGGAAACCAGGCGATTCTCGCCGCAGACCTCATGATCAACGCCGATCCGGCGGGGGCGGGAGGGGGATCCGTCAGGGGCGGTGGGCTTCGATCAGGAAGCGGCGGGCGTGGGCGACGAAGGGGCCCTCGGCCCGGATCCGCCGGTGCAACGCGAGCAGTTCGGGGCGGTACCGGTCGACGGTGAAGCCGGGGACCGTCCAGACGACCTTGCGCAGGAACCAGACCACCGCGGCGATGTCGTGGAAGACCGTACGCAGGGTGGCCTCCCGCAGGTCGACCACGGTCAGGCCGGCGGCCCGGGCGGTGGCCACCGCCTGGTCCGGGTGCCGCTGGGCGGGCGGCGGCAGCGGGCCGAGGATCGCCTCGCTGAGTTCCCGCACGGTGCCCGCCCCGATCTGCTGGGACAGGAAGGTGCCCCCGGGCCGGAGCACCCGGGCGGTCTCCGCCCAGTCGGTGCGCACCGGGTGCCGGCTGACCACGAGGTCGAACGAGGCGTTCCGGAAGGGCAGCGGGGCGTCCGGGGTGACCGCCACGACGGTGGCGCCGAGGGGGCCGAGCGTCCGCCGGGCGACGGCGACGTTCGGCGGCCAGCCCTCGGTGGCCACCAGCAGCCGGGGCGGCCGGGGCATCTCGGCGAGCACCTCGCCGCCGCCGGTGTCCACGTCCAGCGCCGCGTCGGCGTCCGCCATCCGGGCGGCCACCAACCGGGCGTACCCCCAGGGCGGGCGTTCCTCGGTGGCCCGGCCGGCCAGCCAGTCGAAGGCCCAGCCCTCGACCGGCGCGGCCGCGCCCTCGGCGATCAGCCGCGCGAAGTCCGGGTCGGTGGTCACTGTCTCCACCCGGGCGAGCCTGCCCGCCCGGGTCCGCGCGGGCAACGGATTTCGGAACGCCGCGTCAGGGTCGGGGCGGGATGATCTCGGCGGTCGAGCCGGCGACGCCGGGCAGGGCGTCGAAGGTCGTCGCCTCGGCGCGGCCCTCGTCGAACTGGCGCACCAGTCGCGCGCCGAGCCGTACACCTACCCCGCCGACGGCGAGGGCGATCACCTCGGTCACCAGCAGCACGACCGACGCGCCGCGCTGCGGTGAGTCGGCCCGGATCAGGCAGGACACCAGGAACAGCCCGGCCATCGCCACGTTCACCAGGTTGAACGTGACCGCGGTACGGCGGGTGCGGCCGCCGGGCACGTCCCACAGGTCGACCATGCCAGCCACCGCGGCCAGCGCGGCGGCGACCAGGGCGGCCACCGCCGTCCAGTAGCCGACCTCGCCGAGGAAGGCGGGCCCGCCCAGCACGTCGGTCAGGTCGAAGACGAGAGCGCTGACGAAGAGCCCGTACGGGAACGTCACCAGCATCGGTTGGATCGGGTGCCCCTCGACCCGCAGCCGGCTCTCCATCGTGCCCTCCCCTGGTCGGCTCAGCTCCTGAGCTCAGGGTGCTACCCGGGCGCACCCGGGGCGAAACGGCACGGGACCGGACGCACCCACCCGCGCGAGTCAGCTCTCCCGGGGGCGGGAGACCGTGCGGACCAGCCGCTCGGCCACCTCGCGCAGCGGGATGTCGAGCGAGGACGCGGCGCTGCGCAGCACGTCGAGCGCCTCCTCGGCGAGGCAGCCACGCTGCGTCATGATCACCCCGATGGCCTGTGCGACCACGCCGTCGTGCAGCAGCGCGGCGTCCCACTCACCGGCCAGCTTGAGCTGGCGGGCCCGGTCCCGGACGGCGGCCAGCAGCAGGCCGGCGTGCTCGGCGAGCAGCATGGCGGTCAGCTGGTGCTGGGTGGTGAGCACGTCGGAGGTGCCCGCGTACAGGTTGATCGCGCCGATCACGTGGTCGTCGACGTCGAGCGGGGCGGAGATCACGCCGCCGACGCCGAGGTCGACGGCGCGGGGCGTCCAGTCCGGCCAGCGCCGCTCCCGGCCCAGGTTCTCCGACAGCACCATCTCCCGGCGCCGGATGGCGTCCATGCCCGGCGAGTCGGGGTCGTGCCGGGGATCGTCCAGGCCGGCCAGCCGCGGGTCGGAGGCCGCGCCGCCGGCCGGCTGACCGGCGCGCAGCACGGTGAAGCCGCACCAGCTCACGCCGGCCACGGCGTCCCGGCTGATCCGGACCAGCGCGGTCAGCGCCTCATCGAAATCGGTCACGGCGATCAGGCCGGCGGTCAGTTCGCGCAGCAGCGCGGCGGTCTCCAGCGCCCCGACGGTAGCCACCACCGGTTGGGGTGTCTCCAGGTTCACCGGCGGAGCGCCTCCGCCTTCACGCGTGCCTCGGCACGCCCGGCCGATGCCGTCACCTGTGTCATCGTCTGCTCTCTCCCGAGTCTTCGGACCCGGCCTACTACCCGAGCGAACACGGGTCGAAACGGGCGCAAACGGAGGTCCGGCCGGCGGGGTAGCGCCGGCCGGAACCCCGTGGAGATCAGCGGGAGGCGCCGGTGAGCCGTCGCCCGACCGAGGCGATCAGGCGGTCCAGCTCCGAGCCGAACGGGTTGTCGTGCACCAGGTAGGTCCAGGTGGCGCTGGGGCGGACCAGCGTGGCCTCGGCCGGCTCCCAGTCCTCGTCGAATTCGGTCTCCGTGAACGTGGCGATGGTGCGCGCCTCGATCTCCGGAACGAGCGCGTTGAACGCCGGCACGGCGGCCCGGTGGAACTCGTCGAGCGGGTCCAGCCGGCCCAGCGCGCGCAGATGCACGCCCTCGCGGACCTCGGACAGCTCGGCCAGGTGCTCGGCCCAGAGCCGGTCGAGG from Micromonospora sp. WMMD812 harbors:
- a CDS encoding DUF2231 domain-containing protein, which produces MESRLRVEGHPIQPMLVTFPYGLFVSALVFDLTDVLGGPAFLGEVGYWTAVAALVAAALAAVAGMVDLWDVPGGRTRRTAVTFNLVNVAMAGLFLVSCLIRADSPQRGASVVLLVTEVIALAVGGVGVRLGARLVRQFDEGRAEATTFDALPGVAGSTAEIIPPRP
- a CDS encoding methyltransferase domain-containing protein translates to METVTTDPDFARLIAEGAAAPVEGWAFDWLAGRATEERPPWGYARLVAARMADADAALDVDTGGGEVLAEMPRPPRLLVATEGWPPNVAVARRTLGPLGATVVAVTPDAPLPFRNASFDLVVSRHPVRTDWAETARVLRPGGTFLSQQIGAGTVRELSEAILGPLPPPAQRHPDQAVATARAAGLTVVDLREATLRTVFHDIAAVVWFLRKVVWTVPGFTVDRYRPELLALHRRIRAEGPFVAHARRFLIEAHRP
- a CDS encoding GAF and ANTAR domain-containing protein, translated to MNLETPQPVVATVGALETAALLRELTAGLIAVTDFDEALTALVRISRDAVAGVSWCGFTVLRAGQPAGGAASDPRLAGLDDPRHDPDSPGMDAIRRREMVLSENLGRERRWPDWTPRAVDLGVGGVISAPLDVDDHVIGAINLYAGTSDVLTTQHQLTAMLLAEHAGLLLAAVRDRARQLKLAGEWDAALLHDGVVAQAIGVIMTQRGCLAEEALDVLRSAASSLDIPLREVAERLVRTVSRPRES